CTTCCAACTGTTCACCTGCTGATTCATTAAAGGATGAGTGCCTACGGGCCTAGACCCGTACTATTTCGAGGTATCCGGGTCGGAGCAGCAGAGCGACCATCCACTCCTGTAGGAGGCTAGTGACGTACGGGCCCGCGAACAGACTCTGTCTATCTGATATATCTAAGCGACTCAGAACATATTTCACAATTTAGTAATTTGAGTAATATGTTCTAGATCTCTCCGAAATGGTTTCGACTGCGTTGATGGCAACCCGTCCGTTACACTCGGGACACGAACTGGTTCTCGAGCCGGTTCGAGGTTCACGTTTCGCCGCAACGAACATACCTTAATACAAAAACACTTCGAGTATATAGGCCTGCAACAGAACTGTGTAAGAAACACGAGCGGCGCTGTATGCCCTTGATGCTCGCTCCTCCGGCGCTCGCTAAGGAAGGAGGTTTAGCGCCTTACTCCAGCTAAACGATTCTATGTCAAGCCCATACCAATAGGCTGATTGACATCCACTTCCGCCTAAAGGCGGAGGAATCCCGGCCGCAGTTGGGATAATAACCAAAACACTGGGCACAGCGTGATCTCCCAGAATCGAGACGCTCTCCTACCGGAACATCCCTCGGACAGGTTCTTCCTGCTGGCCCTGCGCCTGCTGTAACTGCTGTACAACCTGCTGTTTCTGGCGCTGGATCTCCTCAGCTTTCTCCTGGAGTTCACTGGTGTCGATCTCGAACTCGACGAGCGGTTCGAGTGCGTTCTCGATCACGGACCGAGCCGCGGCCGGATCCGGGAGCCGTGGGTCTGCCCGGACGAGCAGTAAGGCTGCTGGAACATCCGCCTGGTAGCACGCATTGATGAGTGCGCCGGTCACGCCACTGACAGCGCCGTTCTCCTCTGCGAGTGCGATGTCCGCCTCTTCGAGTTCTATCTTTAGTTCCTCGGTCGTTGCCACACCGACGACGTCTCCCTGCTGTTCCTCAGACTGGGCCGGTGCACCAGCGAGGAAGATCGCTCGGCTGAAGTCCTCTACTAGGTCCTCCAGTACGCACTGGCTGAGGCCCGAGAACGCGTCCTCAGGTATCGGAACATCGCTCTGCAGCGTCATGATATCAGGGTCTGAACCGCCATAGACGCGTACCGTATCCTGAACCAGACCATCGGTAAACGATGCAACGGGCGGCAATGTCTCAGACCGGATCGCCCCATACTGCTCGAGACCAAGCTGGTCGGTGATCTGATCGACAGCAATCGAGGCCACCAATCCGTGGCCCGGTAGCCCCTCGATCAGCGTCGGTGCCGCTGCATCGAGGTCGGCCGACCGGTGAAACGTCACGTCAGGCGTCTCTGGAGTCATGCCTGGCGACCTACACCGACCAACCAGATATGCATGCGGGGGTGTGGTCGGCAGTCCATCGGCCCGCTATCGCTGGGCGCGATCGATCATGCGGCCATACGGTTCGTGAACGGCACAGCCGTGCCCCGGAGATGAGTACCGACCTCGCGATGACGAGACTAGCCGTCTCCGGATAATCTCGGTGCCCGATATTCGATGGAAGACCATCGCGTAGACCAGCACCGCGATCCGGACTGGACCGAACCAGTCTGCAAACAGCGAGCAATGATAGTAGCAGTGTCAGAGGGAGTACTAACTGCTCGCACCGCGTACCGGCGGTCGATGGTCAACGCCTTCTGGCTCGACCGCGACCTCGAGCGGACCGCGGCGTGGCTCGTCGACCGGCACGTCACCAGTAGCGTCTTCGAGTGTTCGATGGTGCTGACGACGGCGGTCCAGTTGAACGGCTACCCGGAGTCCGACTCGCTCTATTTCACTCATCCCGATAACGCGCTGACGCGCTGGGCGGCGCGGTCGCTCGCCAATTGGCAGTATCTGCGTGACTACACCGACCGTGCCTACGACGAGTGGCGCTATCGGTGGGATCACGAATCGACGGATCGCCACGGCTCGTGGGCGACCGTTCGATTGCTCGAGGAGGAACGCGTTCGCGGTCTTGAGTGGCCC
This region of Natrinema amylolyticum genomic DNA includes:
- a CDS encoding proteasome assembly chaperone family protein, with product MTPETPDVTFHRSADLDAAAPTLIEGLPGHGLVASIAVDQITDQLGLEQYGAIRSETLPPVASFTDGLVQDTVRVYGGSDPDIMTLQSDVPIPEDAFSGLSQCVLEDLVEDFSRAIFLAGAPAQSEEQQGDVVGVATTEELKIELEEADIALAEENGAVSGVTGALINACYQADVPAALLLVRADPRLPDPAAARSVIENALEPLVEFEIDTSELQEKAEEIQRQKQQVVQQLQQAQGQQEEPVRGMFR